The DNA window CAGATGTACTCAGGACTAAAGGCCtaaattgtgtgttttatgaacaGACTTCTGAACGCGGTGGAGCCTCTCACCCTCCGCTGCTGGGAGTCGATCCAGAACACGTTGGGCTGTTTGTGTCTCAGGACGCCGCTCTTACAGACCACCAGCCGGTCTCCGCTCCGCCTCAGACCGGGACCACACACGACCTTCTCCGGCTTCACGTGCTCCGTCAGAGAGATGGTGTCGTCGGTGTCACAGGTGAACTCGTCCCCCGGTAACAGAACCTCCCCGACTCTGTCTTTTAACGTGGAGAACATCGGGACAGCGGGAGATCCAGAAACGTGTTGTTGTTGGCATTTGACGGACTGAAATAAAGGTGACACACAGGAGACGGAGCCGTGAGTCTCTGCGGTACGGAAGAAACAAGACTCTGTCACCATGGTTCCGCTTTGACCCGCGCGTGTTTTGAATGTCACTCAGTTTCCGGTTTCTGTTGTATTCTAAATCAGTTTAATGTGTTCACACGAcgattaattaaaaacatttataactCCTCTTTATTAAAGTGTTTCATTCTAACATCTGACCTGTGATCAGCTGAGTTTAACCTGTGATGACGCGCTGAGTGCAGCAGGTGGCGCTCTGACGTCACTGTTTCACCTGAACACGGTGATAAACTCAAACATCTTCATTATCTACACTCAGTTcatgttattttcatttgttgtaaCTAGATTACAGACTGTAACTCTGcaggaaagtaactaagtacatttactcaagtacttacTGAAGTACAGTCATGAGGTATTTGTGCTTTACCTGAGTATTtctactttattttacttttcctctGAGGCAGTAAATACTGTTCTGTTTGAACTACACTGACCTGatagttacagttacagttactttaccaataaatgatttttacaCATGAAACATATGAAGAGTTATTAGATTGTTATAGATCATTCTGTCTGATTAGCTGATCAATCGACTGATCGATCAGTTGATAAAAAATTACTGGAAACgtcttatttttcatttagcaatataatataatataatataatataatataatatcctctttgttttattacttatgaaataaaaactgatcatGGTGATTGATCcgtctccagctgtggaaacttatatttatttactttactcCAGCTTAGTGTGAagtcctgcagctcagagtAGTGTAACTGCAGAGTAACTGTAGATTAACAGATTGtcgtcctgcagcagcagctgtagtccattacctgctgctgtcagtcatctgagcagaaacagaggaggaagctgaagctgaaacaTGATGTGAGTTAAAGTGACAGATCAGAtcagcagaggaaacatcagacaaataaaaactgagcaTGTTGATTTAAGCTGCAGGTTGTACAGAGGCTCCACTCTGAcagaataataacaaaaatcCTCCTCACTCATCACTTTTCTGGCAGAAATGAGTTTCCGTACAGTagatgtttcaaaataaaatccttactctgtttctgtctgtgtgaacgTTCACGCCTGAAGGTGCaggtttcatgtttcatttgtgatgctgcatcatgttttattattaaatgattATATTTTTAACGCTTCAGTTTTTCATGTTGAATATAAACAAGTGACTCCAGATGACagatattctctctctctctgaatctcTCCTTCATGTTCTTCTGTTGGTCTTtagttaaaaacatttttcagcttCATGGATGAGAAAGTTTCAAACTAAACTTTagtttcatgtttaaaatattaaatatggaAAAAACggaacaatgtgtgtgtgtgtgtgtctgtctgaataAAAGCCTCAGGGTTCAGGCCAGGTTCACATGCCTCTCTGTCGGTTTGTAAAAAGGCTGCAGAGCGTCGACGCGTCACAGCCGTCACGCCGAATTAAATCATCTGTGATCTGTGCACGTGGGCTCTGTGCACGCTCCTCACCGCTGCCGGAGGAGGATCAGTGTGATGAAATGTTAATGTGGACCAGGTGaggtcaacagcagcagcagccaaaagAAACACAGCTTTTACAGGGTTTAATGTGAAGCAGTGAACGCCTCACAGTTTCCTCTGGAGGGAAaaagaatgcacacacacacagacacacagacacacacacacacacacacacagacgactTGTGTTTTCACTGGAACTCATTTCTCaactttattttacaaaaaaacacaaagaaaactcTTCAGGTCACTTTAGTTTGAGCTCTAACCTGCGACATGCTGCAGGACCacagagtaaaaaacaaactttacaaaAGTTTTACATGTGAAACTTCAAACTTTGGACTCAGAAAGTGACATTTGGTCAAAACtagttgtttctttttttacagtacacagaaaataaaacattggttttggtaaaaaaaaaaaaaaaaaaaatcagttaaaaaacttcataaacaatatttcatcttcttctcttcatGAACTTAAGAAGAAAAACCTCCTCAGATCCTCTCACACTGTTTATCTCTCTGAGTGAAGTTAGTTTTTTATAGTTTGGTTCAGTTAGTggtttcctacatttcccagaatgcctttcaCAGACTGGATTTTAAAGCTTCAgtaaaaaacagcagcagtgagagaaTCTCAAGAGGATTTCTCCATTCAAatttgtgacctttgacccttcaGGGTGAGAACTTcctgcttctcttcttctttggttCCTCAGATgttgtctgtctcctctccgCAGTGCCTTCATTGACTCTGGttcattgtcctgctggagcGGCTCCTGATCACCTTCTGGAAAAGATCATCTGCAGAACAGAACAAGTGTCAGTGAACGCAGCTCAGAACAGAACCTCCTGACGTTCTGTCGGTTCTGACAAAAACTCACCGTTCCTGAAGCTCTTGGAGTCCgcctgtcagacacagagaagagtttattaaacacaaacatcaaacatgcaGCTTCTGTCTTTGAGTGTTTATCTGGATGAAGTTTTCTCTGTGGTGTCGCCTCTAACGTCTGTGATTATCCAACATGTTCATAACGAGCTTTACCAGCAGCGCATGGGATTTTTCTATCCTGGGTTTTGACTCACAGGCGATCAGTATGTCAcacctgacagcagctgtgttcttatttctaaatgaaaacattctgacttttcatcaggGACACCAGCTTCCAATGCTCCtattttctccctcagcagatCCGTTACACCAGGTgattcaaaaacagaaataaacccagagagagagagtgagaaacaCTGGCTGTGTGTTAGAAGAagttgtgaaataaaaaaatgacaaaatgaatcCAGAAGAAAACTCTGCTGATGGTCAGAACGAAAAGAGGAATCTAACCTAGAAAAAAGATTCTCACTCTGGAGTGtgcaagtgtttttgtttcagatgaGACGACATCAGTCAGAAAATACTGTGAGTTTAGAGTTTTtagtttaaagttaaaaacaggagcATCTGTTGTTGACGTGTCTGTCCTTTATCAGACACCGttatatttcctgtttcctcatgTATCTGAAGAATGAGCTCAATAAACATATTGAAAACAAATCACGAGAGAGAGTCATGATCTCAGGGTTGTGCAGCTCTACCGGACAGGTTTACAGGTGAGGATGTTTCTACACTCTAGGTTGTAGCTGTGTAGTGAAACCTGTGTGTTAGAGACTCAGACTGGTAGTCTGAACAGGTCTGACCAGGACTGGACTGACCAGGTCTGGACTGATCTGAACTCACCCTGGAGGAGGCAGCTGATCTGAGCGGAGCTGCAGGTCCATCAGCCTGTTCCCTCTCCACCTTcggagctgcagagacagaagcaTCAGGATTGTTCATACATACAActaccccacccacccccctctcccGTCACTCACGCAGAGGTCTGATGATGCTGTTGATGGCGTGGACAACCCCATTAGTCGCCATCAGGTCTGCGTCCGCCACTGGAACCTTGTTGACGTAGACGGTGTAGTTAcgctgaaacacagcagagacaccaTCAGCACCAATCAGTGATCAATAAAACGTATTGAtgagtggaggaggggggagggactGACCACACCCAGCTCCAGCTTCTCTCCCTGCAGAGGTTGGACTCTGGTGTGAGATCCGACTCCTCCACTGACCAACATGCCCTCGCCTAGGTGATACCTGAGCACACCTGTCAGCTCCTGGTGGTTACctggtcagagacagagagataaggTACAGCtcagaggtcacaggtcagaggtcacataTGACAATGTTCTGATAAAGAGACATGATCTCTGTTCTCAGGAAAACTCCTTCAGTTCGTCCTGTCACTTTACTTAAACCTAATCAACTTGGAaccaggtccaggtcctggACTCAGTTTGGAGTCTGTGACTGCAGATGTGGAGCAGCAGACCTGGTGGAGTGCTGGATCATGGGTCAGAGAAGAACCGGTTATATTTTGGTGTTGATCCAGTTTAAGGTCAGATTCATGAATCTGTTCTTGTTCCACATTCAGCTGAGAGATGAGTTCTAATCTGAATTAAACCAAACTGACATGAAGCTTTAAATCAGAATTAAACTAAACCGACTGAATCTGAGCAACATGAAATCAGTTTTTCTGAACATTGGCTGAACTTTCAGTCTGACCCTAAAGAAGCCTTAAAGTAGACGAAGGTGGATCAGATGAGGTGGTGGAGGATCAGAGAGATGAGTTCAGCTCGGAGTCTCTCCTCATGTCTTTATTAGGCTGAGAGTGAAGCAGTGGAGCTTTTCACACGTCAGGTTGTATAAACCACATTAAACCAACCAGAGGTAAATGATTCGTCTGAGTCACATAAACAGACGATTGTGAATGTTCAAGATGTTCGGACCAAACAAGGAGCAGAGAGACACCGAGCTGAAGCCTGAGAGCAGAGACTCATCAGTCTGCTGCTTTTTACATGATCCAGGAAACAAATCCATCTTCACCtcagacctgagacctgagacTAAAGGACCAGTCCACTGTGACCCTCTAACACCAGGTCTGCAATCTGATCATCACAGAAACTGGTCAGAATCAATAGATACAGAATCTGTAGATTCAGAATCAATAGATAGGTCTGAGATCATCCTGATCACCCCTCAGTGAACGTTTTCCTGCAGAACTTCTACAAGTGAAAGATATTTTCTACTCACGCAGCAGCTTGTTGAGCTCGGGTCGTGGCAGGGCGTTGAAGGCATCGTTGGTGGGAGCGAAGAAGGTgagcgccccctgctggttcagcagctctgtgatacCTGCTGTCTGGATAGCACCAACCAGGAGGCTGAGGAGACAcaaggtttgtttgtttcttacaCCTTTGGTAAATAGAGGGGTGGGGGCATCAGATCACATCTCCTCATGTTAATGTCGACACGTTTAATCGAATCCTACTTCCTTTTCCTGCTCAGGTGACTTTAACTAAATTTCACTCAGTCAGACCAGGACAACAAACtacagctgtttcctctggAATTTATGACTTtcccttttctttgtctgcaggTTGTTGAAGGTGAAGTTTTTCCCTCCTGTTTGTCTGGAGGTTGTAACTGACTGCTTCAGGATAAAACTGTGAAGTTCTTCTATAAAGAGCCCTCATGATGTAGTGGTTTATGGAAGAGTGGCTCCTAATGATGATGTTGTAAA is part of the Lates calcarifer isolate ASB-BC8 unplaced genomic scaffold, TLL_Latcal_v3 _unitig_2061_quiver_2382, whole genome shotgun sequence genome and encodes:
- the LOC108891940 gene encoding transforming growth factor-beta-induced protein ig-h3; protein product: SLCIENACIAAHDKTGRYASMFTVDKVLAPPMGTIMDVLKADGPLQVRTGVKFTCWKNNSFYISAGGKRDGIPPKPLLTAVELGVNRGVRNKQTLCLLSLLVGAIQTAGITELLNQQGALTFFAPTNDAFNALPRPELNKLLRNHQELTGVLRYHLGEGMLVSGGVGSHTRVQPLQGEKLELGVRNYTVYVNKVPVADADLMATNGVVHAINSIIRPLPPKVEREQADGPAAPLRSAASSRADSKSFRNDDLFQKVIRSRSSRTMNQSQ